tttttttacattttactCCCAGAATTTGGTAACACtgtatttttaatgcacaCATTATGCCATCAAGTGGTGAACTAATCCTCCTATTTAGGAGGTTTATATCACCACTTGAGCATACTCTCTTGCATTGCGAATACCTAAAGTTACATTACATTCTAATCacaaattttcttcaatttatttcttaatacaGGTTGATCGCCTTATTGGGAGAAATCATCTCTTCAAGCGCAGTATTATCTTGATCAAGGCGTGGTGCTATTATGAGAGTCGTATCCTTGGCGCTCACCATGGGTTAATTTCTACATATGCTCTGGAAACACTTGTCCTGTACATATTCCATTTGTACCATTCATCCTTATGGGGACCATTAGTGGTAACTGCTGTGGTTGTGCATTGTAATCTTCAATTGCAATCAAATGCTTGCATTTATCTGTTTCTTATGATTGTTTTCGTGTAGGTTCTGTACAGATTTTTGGAGTATTATAGTAAATTTGATTGGGAGAACTATTGCATCAGCTTGAAAGGACCAGTTTGCAAGTCTTCACTCCCTGATATAGTGGGTAAGCAATGTGCTTCAATAATATTACAATGTTCTAAGGTTCACAGTATTGGAACCTTTGTATCTCTTTGTGTATATTCTGGCTCCTACATGTTTGGTATTGTTTTAGTTCCATTTTTGTGAATAatctatttgattttatttgcaGTGAAAGTGCCAGAAAATGGAAGTACTGATCTGATGTTTGGTGATGAATTTTTGGAGAACTGCCTGGATATGTTTTCAGTCTCATTAAGGGAACTTGAAGGAAGACCTAAAGCATTTCAGCCGAAACATCTTAATATCATAGACACACTGAAGGAAAACAATAATCTCGGGCGCAGTGTGCACATAGGTAAggataattatattaattgctCTCTGTTGGGATACAACTTTTGCAACCCTGATTGACTGTTTAATAGGTTCTTACTATAAGTTGGACCTAATATATACCAATGTCTTTTAGGAAATGGAATGTGCTGCCATTGCCTTAGTTAATATACTAGAAACTTCATCCATCTCTTACATGTTTCAATCTCTGCAACGGGAAGCACCAATTCCTCTTCTTAGGGATGTGTTTGACAACCATAGCCATATACTTTGATATGTTGTTTCCATGCAATTGCATATATGCTCGAGTACATGTGCTAATTTAGCGTAATAGTATATTCCTCATGCAATACTTAATGCAATCTTTTCATCTCCATTAACTATTCAATATATCATTCATTTGTCTCTAGTATCTACTAATGGGTAATGTTGtatcaaatatttcatatatgCTAGATTAGTTATCgtgtaacttttatttaatcaatattaaaaattgttatatactaatatatacatattggtaatgtaatttataaaaacatcAAACTCTCCCTCAATCCCGCTCAAAGGGacacattattaaaaatgaaatcatcaCACTTTCCACCTtattatctctcatactttattcttcttcacttaacacactaaacaacattgcataaaatctcatgctgAAACTAAATGTTCCACTTCGATTaagacggatgaagtattaatGAATGCACgatatattatcatattatgatataaatgtatctaaaatttaaacatttCTAAAGTGTTCTATATTTGTTGATGAACATGTTATAGCCATGTAACAATTTGTTTTATTGCTTGTTCATTATGTGGCGAACCCCAGGTGCCCGGGGCTCCATTGGAATCACCCCGGGGTGGCTGCACTAAGTGATGATAATCATGGGGCGAGCCTTTGGGGCGACTAGGgttatataattttcaaatcctAAACCTTAATCCTTGAAATCGGATCAAATCTTTTTTCTAACTAGAtctcaaatataattaatgttcaaagatatttttcttttaaccCTTATCATAATCCCGTTAAGTCGCCAAAAACATCTCCAAAATTAATGACTCTCGCATTCCTCCAAATAATGAATGTTCCAACTCTTCTCTTCTCAAGTAAACTAATTGTTcattcttcaattcttctactataatctactccctccgtatgTGAAATGTTTTCcaattttgccattttggttcGTACGTGAAAAGTTGTTCACTTtgcttttttctatttttggtaaaaggaccctactttccactaactctttacactcacattctattataaaacttatatataaatgtgggatcctcattccactaactttttcaacccacctttcttcatatttcttaaaattcgtgtcgagTCAAACTTGGATaatatttcatggacggagggagtatttaatattccttcttcaattcaaattcCTCGTGAATATCACGGGAATAATAACCCACACATGTTAGTGCGCTCCGATTCGGCATGCGCCTCGTCACCCTGCAACCTATTTTTATCTAATCGCTCACTCCTAACTACACTGCATGcatctatataaataaataaatataattgtatcCCACATCGGTGTAAAGACCGTTCCGAAACCACTATAAGTCTAATAGCCACTCTTTCcatcaccaattggttttaggatgaaaccctatatatttctattataGTGCGCTCCGATTCGTGATGTGCCTCGTCGCCCTGCAACCCATTTCTACCTAATCCCATTTTTACCTAATCACCCTGGTCCGCCCCCGCTCTCCTAACTACACTGCATGCAtcgatataaataaataaatataacggGATCCCACATCGGTGTAAAGAGAGTACTAAAACCACTAAAGTCTATTGAGCCACTATTTCTATCACTAATTcgttttaggatggaacctAGTAGATTTCTATTATGGTATCAGAGTGGTGACTGTTAGCTAAATTTAACCAAGTATAACTAATCCAGTCCAGTTCGATAGAGGTTAGGAATTCGATAGAGGGGAGGGCTGGTCCAATCCGATCTGAAAAAGTCCAACCCCTCCAAGGTTCACCTTGAAGGGTTTGTGGGAGGGCGttggaaaatgaaacgaaaattacaatatCCCACATTGGTGTAAAGAGATAATTGAAACCAATTTATAAGTATCATGGGCTACTCCTCCTATCActaattggttttaggatgaaaCCCTATGGAATTTTATCAACTTCGattgagacggagggagtattaatgaGTGCACGATATAGAATCTTattatgatataaaaaatatctaaaagtTAAACACTTCGAAAATGTTCTGCATTTGTTTATGAACATGTTATAACCATGTAAcgatttatttaattgcttGTTCATGCCTGTGACGAGCCCTGGGCGCCTGTGGATCCATTGAAATCACCCCGGGATGGCTGGGCTGAGCAATATTCATGCGGTGGGCCTTAATATTCATGGGGTGAGCCTTGGGGGCGGCTGCAgtgatataaattttcaaatcctAAACCTTAATcaaatccttttttttcttctaacataactcaaaaataattaatgttcaaATCTTATCAGATCTCCTTTTAACTCTGATCATAATTCCCTTAAGTCGCCAAAATATCTCCAAAATAATAACTCTCGCATTcctccaaaaataataattgtcgCGTGCACCCCACTGCCCCGCATCCCAATTTTTACCTAATCACCTCTGGTGCGTCCCGCGCTCCTAACAACACTGCCTATGTCTATATACTTTATATGTTACCAACTATGTCAAATGTATTTATTAACTGTTCAATTTTGTCTAATGCTACCTGTCATTAACTAAAACTGGGTACTTTATCATAGcgaatcaaattaaatttaaattcgtAAAAAAGTATTATGATCCcaatatatttctatttcctGCTTTAACTTCTACTTTAATGTTGGATACTTAAAAGATgttgtttataattattactctATAGTAATAGTAGTGGATACTGGATAGTAATAGTtgtcataataataattaaaaaagtaggCCAAATGGGTTATCTCACTTATCTGCAATCTGTGAGACAGCCGCATTCTTGTATTTACCCGCACGTTACTCTTGTTGTAATATTCtcatactatttttttctttcgattttgattttcttttattgcCCTCTAGGAAATTTCTACCGTATACGTAGTGCTTTCAATTATGGGGCTCGCAGGCTTAGTCAAGTTCTTTCGCTGCCAGTTGATAAGGTTGCTGATGGGATACATAAATTCTTCTCAAATGCTATTGCTTGGCACGGGAATGAcagcaaaaattttattcaagacTTGGCCTTAGAATTTGGTCATGAAGAGTCCTCAACTGCCTCACTATCATCACCTGCTAATCTGATGTCTGAGGAAAATATGCTTCTAAGATTATctataaatgataatgatCCTGTTGAGACTGAATCTCCTTTGAAGATGGCATCTGAAGGCTGGTACCGACCAGAATTCAATTTTCGCGAACCTATATCCTCTCGTTCCAAATCTGGAAATTCCACTTCTCAGGAGTATGGAACCAAGTCATGGTTGGAAGACCAAAGGGAACATGGAGAGGTGAATTATAGGTATAAATGGTCCATGGATAGCTCATGGGCCAATTTAAGCTCACATGCCTCCAACGCTTACAATGTGGATGATACGTCCCTTGATTACAAGGATGTGGACATAACTAGCGTGGGAGAGTCGGAAGCAGTCAATGCATTGGCTGATCTTACCGGAGACTATGACAGCCATATAAGGAGTCTTTTATATGGTCAGTTATGCCTTGGGTTTTCTTTGTTCCCACTAGCGTATCATCATTCGGCAATACCTTCTTGGGCTAACAACAGGAAGCCATGGGAGATTGTTTATCAATCAATGCCGTTGTGGTGGAGTCAAGTCTCCCAAATGACGTTACAGCCTGTCCCGACTGAACAGAGTAACTGCTGGGCTGCTTATTCTGCACCTCCTGCTTATGGAAGTGGCCCTTACTTTCCCGTTATGGTATTCCTCATTTATGACCTTGTCTCATGCTCTTGATTTCTTAGTTTCAGCTGAATGTTTTGGTCGTAGTCTTACCCTTTATGTCGTGCAGAATGGTTTTCATGGGATGAGATATCCACAGCCACAGGGGGAGAGCAGAAGTAGAGTTTCAGACTTTCCTGATCAGTTTCACAGACATGGACAAAGTGTCGGCATGTCTAATGCTTCCGCTGTGAACAAAACTGAAAATAGTCGGAGCGGGCAAATTGATGACGTGCATAGTGCTGCTGCTGTgcaaaatgatgaaaatatcaCCCGAGAAGCCCTGCCTGAAAAGGATGAGTCTGAAGATCAAAATGGCCCGACAGATCAAACGGAAGGTGATTCGAGTGGGTCATTGAGGTTTGAATTTGGATCTGTCGGAGATCTGGCTGATCGGGTCATTTCTGGCTCTGCAGACCAAGAAACAGAGCAAAGGTAGCAAAGATGCTTCTTTCAATCTCATTGCTTCTtgttatattgattttttaagcTCGATATGATTTTGGTTTTACAGGCTTGAAGAGCAGTCGTTCGAGCTCAAAAGTGAAGCTGAGTTCCCCCCTTTGTGCTAGAGCACAAAGTTGTTTTGTACACAGTAGAGGTGATACTGATGCTAACAGACTTGAGGCGTAAGCTGTAGTTTTCACAACCTACATAACCCCTTTTGGGTTGTTTGTGATTATAGATGCATATAGCTCCAGAATTAGAGTTATTCTTACATATTGGCTTCAGCTGCTGTCTGTAACAATTCCCTAGCTGTTGATGAATTCACAGTTTTTTAAACTCATTTACATAGTTGTGCTTAAATATTCATCCGTATAAAAGTTATAAACATTGCAATCTATTTCaacttttggatttatttgtGTAAATCAGTCTTTTTAATTGAGCTTTGAAGAAATTGATATGaagtgtgtgcaatgtgtgtgtagtgtgcattgtgtgtgcaatgtgtgtgtagtgtgcaTTGTGTGTGcaaagtgtgtgtagtgtgcaTTGTGTGTGCAATGTTTGTGCAGTGTTTGTGAAGATGcccaatttcttaattatttggaattttaattttctatttttgaaattcaaatttgtggAATTGGGAGGATTTGGAactataattcaatttcaactCTAAATATTTTGTGGTATTAAatattggatttggaattgaatgctctaatttcaattttacatGCCCAAATCTATACTACCGAATAGAGCCTTAAATTAGCCTTTGTTGAATTGAATGTACTTAGACGAATAGATGTGTTATTGACTTATTGTTAGTCCATGTAAATAATATTTGCcctgataaattaaaattgaatatattaaagCAGAGTTTTGCGTGGGACTGGTCTTGTGATCGTGAGGCATGATGTGAACTGGATCTAAATTCATTTTCAatgatctatttatattatacaagttgcatcaaaaaataatggaacacatttttttatgccACAATACCATTAAATTAAAGTAGCGAACTGAAGCCGGCATAAAATTAATACGTCCATAGATGATAGatacataacaacattatttaTTAGGACGAAAATTGTATTGCGTGGGGTGAGATAGAGTTGTCAACTGGCACGGGCTGGCCCAACCCAGCTCGGCCCAGGCCCGTTATGGGCCGGGCCGACCCAGGCCCTTCCCACCGGTGAAACAAAGCGGGTCTGGGCTTGGCTCATTAGTTGAGATGGGCTCCAAGTGGGCCATTTTGTAAACCCAGGTCCGGACCAGGACCGGGCCCATCAAAGGTccaaattctatttttttaagtaattagatgattaattactaataatagtatatttatctatttatgcATATCATCTTGTGCACGAAACAtgtaattttttctatattagtatatcattttttgGATATCTCCGAATGGATATAAACAATAATAgtttaatatcaacataagTTATCAACCAAATCATGAATGCAACATTCAATCTTAActatatctaatttttttcttatattgtTCTATctaagatgaaaaaaagatggttctaaagtttaattttaagaatattacGTATTCAAACCtatttgatgaataattatagaattctttaaatttgttagctagttcatatatttgtagttttaaaaatacaacatCAACTCatatatcatcatcatctacTAACTAAACTATCAATATTGGTTATTCTTTTAGTTATACACTTacttttaaatagaataaagaacATGAAAAACAATAGTAATAC
The nucleotide sequence above comes from Salvia hispanica cultivar TCC Black 2014 chromosome 5, UniMelb_Shisp_WGS_1.0, whole genome shotgun sequence. Encoded proteins:
- the LOC125186680 gene encoding uncharacterized protein LOC125186680 is translated as MGELGSQDSGFGFFNSYAAPDPASFKEECLSAAEDAARNVLNCIHPTLDSEEERRDIIDYMQRLIKSHVNSEVFPYGSVPLKTYLPDGDIDLTVTNGTRTDESMARDVLALLQREEKNVNAEFKVKNIQFIDAEVKILKFLVGDTVLDVSFNQLGGLSTLCFLEQVDRLIGRNHLFKRSIILIKAWCYYESRILGAHHGLISTYALETLVLYIFHLYHSSLWGPLVVLYRFLEYYSKFDWENYCISLKGPVCKSSLPDIVVKVPENGSTDLMFGDEFLENCLDMFSVSLRELEGRPKAFQPKHLNIIDTLKENNNLGRSVHIGNFYRIRSAFNYGARRLSQVLSLPVDKVADGIHKFFSNAIAWHGNDSKNFIQDLALEFGHEESSTASLSSPANLMSEENMLLRLSINDNDPVETESPLKMASEGWYRPEFNFREPISSRSKSGNSTSQEYGTKSWLEDQREHGEVNYRYKWSMDSSWANLSSHASNAYNVDDTSLDYKDVDITSVGESEAVNALADLTGDYDSHIRSLLYGQLCLGFSLFPLAYHHSAIPSWANNRKPWEIVYQSMPLWWSQVSQMTLQPVPTEQSNCWAAYSAPPAYGSGPYFPVMNGFHGMRYPQPQGESRSRVSDFPDQFHRHGQSVGMSNASAVNKTENSRSGQIDDVHSAAAVQNDENITREALPEKDESEDQNGPTDQTEGDSSGSLRFEFGSVGDLADRVISGSADQETEQRLEEQSFELKSEAEFPPLC